Part of the Paracoccus sp. S3-43 genome, TGAACAGCGGACCCGTCGTGGGCAGCGTGCCCGTCGATGCCGGCACGCTCTTCTTGGCCGCGAGCGACCCCGCGATCGCCAGCACCGGCACGATGAGCAGGAAGCGCCCCATCAGCATCGCGAGACCGATGGTGATGTTGTAGAAGGGCGTGTTCGCGCTCAGCCCGGCAAAGGCGCTGCCGTTGTTGTTGGCGCCGGACGTGAAGGCGTAGAGCACCTCGCTCAGTCCATGCGGGCCGGCGTCCTGAATGCTGGACAGGCCGACCGGAAGAACGACGGCGATCGCGGTCAGGCCCAGAATGGCAAGCGACGGCCCAAGCATCGCGAGGATGCTCATCTTCACTTCCTTGGCCTCGATCTTCTTGCCGATGTATTCCGGCGTCCGACCGACCATCAGGCCGGCGATGAAGACGGCCAGGATCGCGAAGATCAAGGTGCCGTACACACCGGCGCCGATACCACCGAGCGGCGGGATCTGCATGTTGAACAGAGGCACCAGGCCGCCCAGCGGCATCAGGCTGTCATGCATCGTGTTCACCGCACCCGTCGAGGCCGAGGTCGTTACCACGGCGAAGAGCGAGGACAGCGCGATACCGAAGCGCGTCTCCTTGCCTTCCATGTTGCCGCCCTCGAGGCCGAGCGCATGCAGGATGGGGTTGCCGGCGGATTCCGCCCAGTAGATGACGCCGATGCCGGCCACGACGATGGTGAGGACCGCGCCCAGCAGCGCCCAGCCCTGTTTCGGGTTGCCGATCATCCGGCCGAACACGTTCAGCATCGCGAAGGAAATCGAGTAGATCGCCAGAATGTGGATCAGATTGGTCAGCGCCGTCGGGTTCTCGAACGGATGGGCGGAGTTGGCGTTGAAGAAGCCGCCGCCATTCGTGCCCAGATGCTTGATGATCATCTGCGAAGCGACAGGGCCCTGCGCGATCGTCTGCTGCGCGCCTTCGACGGTCGTGGCGACGGTGTAGGGGTTCAGGTTCTGCGGAACGCCCTGCCACACCAGCACGAGGCTGCCGACGATGCAGATCGGCAACAGGATGTAGAGCGTCGCCCGTGTCAGATCGACCCAGAAGTTGCCGACGGTCTTAGCCGAAGCGCGCGAAAAGCCGCGAATGATCGCCATCGCACCCGCCACGCCGACCGCGGCCGAAACGAAGTTCTGCACCGTGATGCCGGCCATCTGTGTCAGGTAGCTCATGGTGGTCTCGCCGCCATAGCCCTGCCAGTTGGTGTTGGTCATGAAGCTGACCGCCGTGTTGAACGACGAATCCGCGCTCACCGCCCCCATTCCGGCGGGGTTGAACGGCAACCCGCCCTGGATGCGCTGCATGAGATAGAGCAGCGCGAAGCCGGCCAGATTGAACAGCAGCATGGCGCCGAGATAGGTCGTCCAGTGCTGCTCCTCCTTCTCGCTGGTCCCGGCCATGCCGTACAGGCCGCGCTCCACCGGCCCGAGAACCGGCGAAAGAAGGGTCCGTTCTCCGTTCATGACGCGCGTGATGTAGCCGCCGAGCGGCTTCACCAGCGCGATGACGATCCCGAGAAACACCAGGATCTGTATCCATCCATTTATTGTCATCGGTGGTTTCTTTCCGAGCTGTTGCCTTGATCAGAACCGCTCGGGACGAGCGAGAGCATAGAGCAGATAGCCGGTGATAAACACCGCGACTGCCGCCCCAAGGAAATATTCCAAGATCATGTTGCCGCCTCCTGGGTCAGAGATTTTCGCAAAGCTTGATGTAGCCAAACATCAACGCGAAAAATCCGAACCCTATCGCTAGTACAAGAACATCCATTGCTTTCGCCTCCGGCGCCGCTGTTGGTACAAATGGCCGCCCGGGATGGATTGTCCTGACGGGCCACAGGTTGAATTCTTCCAGCGCGCCCTTGCGTACGCACGGGTGCCGGAGGAGGAATTTGGCGGAAATATGGACGCGAACCGCATATAGGTTCGAGAGAGGACGGGGCCTCAAAAAATAGGAATCTAATAGTATTTTGGGCCTCGCTCATAAAAATTCCATAGGAATTTTTCGCTAGAAGCCCGTTGGCAAGTAAAAGGCCCGCCGACTCGGCCGAGTCGGCGGACTTTACATCGTTCGTTTCGAGACGTTGTTATTGAAGCTTGATTAGCCCGCTATCGCAACACCACGGGGCGAGCAATGCGGGGCAACGTGGCGCGCACTGGCTAAGCGGCCGCGCGGTGCCCAAACAGTGGGTCAAGGCTCAGGCGCTGGTTGTCGCTCATGCAGATCACCGCGCCTGGCACATTGTTGCTTTCCTAGCAGGCGAAATGAATCGCCGCACCTGCGTAAATTGCCGCGATCGTTCCAGGCTAACCTTCAAGCTAGGCCGTGTTGACAAAAGGGATTCACAGGACGTGCTGAACGTGATTCAAGCTGGTATCTGCGATGGAGACCAGCTTGGCACGAGACCTGATGTCTGACGAGGAATGGGCGTTTCACGAACGCTTCATTCTGGCCGTCCGCGCACCGAACGGGCGCAAACCCATGAACCATCGTCTTGTTCTGGATGGGATTTTCTGGATAGCCCGCACAGGTTCGCCGTGGCGTGACCTGCCGGAAGAGTTCGGCAAGTGGTCGTCGGTCTACCGCCAGTTCCGGCGCTGGACCCTGGCCGGGCTGTGGGAAGGGATACTGGAGGCCCTGAACGAGAGCGGGGTGGTTCCAGCGGCCTTGCAGATGATCGACAGCACCGTGGTCCGCGCCCATCATCAGGCAGCGGGCGCTAAAGGGGGACTCCGCGACAGGGTTTTGGCCGTTCGCGAGGTGGCTTCACGACAAAGATCCACCTCCGCGTCAATGGCGCAGGCCTGCCCATGAGGTCGGACATCACGCCGGGCCAGACATCGGACTATCTGGGCTTTGACCTCATCATGGACGACAACCTGCCAGAGCCCTCCGTCCTGCTGGCGGATCGCGGCTATGACTCTGACAGGGTTCGAGAAACCATGGAGGCGCGCAACGTCGTGCCGGTGATCCCGATGCGAAAGTCCCGCAAGCTGCGCGTGGCCGTGGACCGAACCCTTTACCGGCTGCGCAACCTCGTCGAGCGCTGCTTCAACAAGCTCAAGAATGCCCGCCGCGTCGCCACCCGCTACGACAAAACCGCAGAGAGCTTCCTGGGCTTCATCGACATCACCTCGATCCGCATCTGGCTCCGCCATTTGTCAACATGACCTATATAGCCAGATTTTATTCGTGGACGCTCTAAAGACGAACCCAAAGCTGTATGAGATGGCCTAGCAAAGGCATCAGCTAGGGCAACTTTCCCATTGGTCCGAAGGACTTCAATCGCCAAGGAGGACCGCAAATTCGCAATGCTGCGGCATGGCTGTGGTTTTCGTCCGGATAAATACCGGCCGGATGCGATTTAAAGTACAGTCGCCAGTAGCGGCACGTCATAAAAGATTGGTGCGGACGACGGGACTCGAACCCGTACTCTCACTGAGAAGCAGATTTTCGTACCACTTCGGCTTTCGCCGCCGCCGTTCGGCGTTCGTGGTCTGGACTGTCCCTTCGCCATGGCCAAAGGCTTTAGGCGCCGCCCGTCCAGTCTCTACACCTTCCCTCTGAAGAGGGCTTGGCTCGGGATTGGCCTGGAGCATGTGCCCGTTAGCGTTCCCCGACTTTGAGCGGTTCTACTCCGCAGATTTCCCTGCGGGCACTCCAATTCTAAAGTCTGCTGCGTCTACCGATTTCGCCACGTCCGCCTTTTGTCGCCGATTCTAACCCTAGCTCTTTGCACCTAGCACCGAATCGCTCGTTTTCACCTTTGAATGACACCGCCGCCTAAGACGTTGCATAACCTATCTTTTCTTCGCCGCAAACTTTTTTGCGGATTGGTAAAAAAAATACTTATTAAGTCCCATGCGTCTGCCATTCCGCCACGCCCGCGCCGTCGTTTTGCTAGCGGGCGCGGGGCGGATTGGCAAGCGGTTCAGAAGCTGCGGCCCTGGAAGCTGCGGCCCTAGAAGCTGCGAGTGGGGCGGTCGAACACCTTGCGGCCCATCAGGCTGCCGACCAGATCGACCATCAGCTTTGCCGTGCGGCCACGGTCGTCCAGGAACGGGTTCAGCTCGACCAGGTCCAGCGAGGTCACCAGGCCGGATTCGTGCAGCAGTTCCATGACCAGATGCGCCTCTCGGAACGTCGCGCCGCCGGGGACGGTGGTGCCCACGGCGGGGGCGATGGAGGGGTCCAGGAAATCCACGTCCAGCGAGACATGCAGCATTCCGTTCGCCGCCCGGACCCGGTCCAGGAAGGCGCGCAACGGCGCGACGATCCCTTGTTCGTCCAGCACCCGCATGTCGTTCACGGTGATGTCGACAGCCAGCATCGCGGCATGTTCCGCCGGATCGACGCTGCGGATGCCGAACATGCAGATGTTCTGGCCCGGCACCGGATGGGGAAAGGGCGGAAAGGGACCGAACCCCGGCAGTCCCAGCGCATAGGCGATGGGCGTGCCGTGCAGGTTGCCCGAGGTGGTGGTCTCGACAGTATGGATGTCGCTGTGGGCGTCCAGCCAGATCACGAACAGCGGGCGGTCCTGCCGCCGGGCATGGATCGCCGCCCCCGCCACGGTGCCAAGCGCCAGGGCGTGATCGCCGCCCATGACGATGGGCAGCCCGTCCTGCAAGGCCAGAACGGTGGCGTCGCGCAGCGCCTCGGTCCAGGCGATCATCTGCGGCAGGTGGTGGACGGCGGGATTGGCGCAGGCGACGGCAGGCGGCGGGGCGGGAACCACGTCGCCGCGATCCTCGACCTGGTGGTTCAGCGCGGCCAGGGTCTGCGCCAGTCCGGCGACGCGATAGGCGGCAGGCCCCATCAGGCAGCCGGGCCGGCGCTGGCCTTCGTCGATGGGGGCGCCCAGCAGAATGCAATGGGTCATGTCCAGCCTTTCGGTTGAGGGCGTTCGGCGCAACTAAAGGCAGGCAGGGCCGGAATGTCCACCGCCCGCGCGGTGTTACTGGCGCACACCCTTGAAGCGCTCTTCCCATTCGGCGCGCTGTTCGTCGGTGATCTTGGCGAACAGCACGTCCGGGACGGCAAAGCCATGGCCCGGCGGCAGGGCGGTCAGCGCGGCCGCCACGTCGTCGGGCCAGCTGCGGTCGTCGGTCTGCATCGCGGCCAGCATCGCCTCGGCGGCAAAGGGGATGAAGGGCGCCGACAGCACCGCGTAAAGGCGGATCAGGTTCAGGCCCAGGCGCACCTGCATCGCGGCCTTTTCCGGGTCGGTCTTGTGCGTGGACCAAGGCGCGGCCGATTGCAGGTATTCGTTGCCCAGCACCCAGATGGCGCGCAGTTCAGCGGCGGACTTGCGGACCTCGGTCGCGGCCATCAGACCTTCATAGGCGCGGATCCGCGCGGTCAGGGCAAGGATCAGCGCGGTTTCCTCGGGGCCGTATTCGCCGCCCTGGGGAACGGTCTCGCCGAATTTCGAGCGGCAGAATTTGGTGATCCGGCTGACGAAATTGCCCAGCACATCGGCCAGATCCTTGTTCACCGATTGCTGGAAATTGTCCCAGGTGAATTCGCTGTCGCCGGATTCCGGGGCGTGGGACAGAAGCCACCACCGCCAGTAATCGGCGGGCAGGATTTCCAGCGCCTGGTCCATGAACACGCCCCGCCCCTGCGAGGTGCTGAACTGCCCGCCATCATAGGTCAGATAGTTGAAGGACTTGATGTAATCGACCATCCGCCACGGCTCGCCCGAGCCGATCAGCGTGGCGGGGAAGGACAGGGTGTGGAAGGGGACGTTGTCCTTGCCCATGAACTGGGTATAGGTCACGTCCTCGGCCCCTTCGTCGCGGCGCCACCAGCGGCGCCAGGCGCAGTCGGGCTGGCCGTTGGCATCCGCCCATTCCGCGGTCGCGGCGATATATTCGATGGGCGCGTCGAACCAGACATAGAAGACCTTGCCCTCCATCCCCGGCCAGGGCTGGTCGCCGCGCTTCACCGGCACGCCCCAATGCAGGTCGCGGGTGATGCCCCGGTCCTGCAAGCCCTCGCCGTCGTCCAGCCATTTGCGCGCGATGGATGTGGTCAGGATCGGCCAGTCGGTCTTGCTGTCGATCCAGTCGCTGATCTGGCCCTTCAGTGCCGACTGGCGCAGATACAGGTGCTTGGTCTCGCGCACCTCCAGGTTGGTGCTGCCGGAAATCGCGCTGTGCGGGTTGATCAGGTCGGTCGGATCAAGCTGCTTGGTGCAGTTCTCGCACTGGTCGCCGCGCGCCTTGTCATAGCCGCAATTGGGGCAGGTGCCCTCGATATAGCGGTCGGGCAGGAAGCGGCCGTCATCGACGGAATAGATCTGCTTCTCGCTCACCTCGGCGATATAGCCGTTATCGGCCAGACGCCCCGCGAAATGCTGGGTCAGCACCCGGTTGCGGTCGCTGGAGGAGCGGCCGTAATGGTCGAAGGACAGGCCAAACCCCGCCGCCAGCGCCGATTGTTCGGCGTGCATCCGCGCGCAGTAATCCGCGACCACCTCGCCGGTCTTGGCGGCGGCAAGCTCGGCCGGGGTGCCGTGTTCGTCGGTGGCGCAGATGAACATGACCTCGTGCCCCCGTGCGCGCAGGTATCGCGCGTAAAGATCGGCGGGAAGCTGGGATCCGACGAGGTTCCCCAGATGCTTGATGCCGTTGATATAGGGCAGGGCAGAGGTGATGAGATGGCGGGCCATGGGTCGCGTCCTTTGGGTCGCGCGGTTTGTAGCCGCGATGGCGGCCGATGGAAAGTGCCGGGACTTGCCGGCGCCCGCCGGACGGTGCAGCGTCGCGGCCATGATCGACGAATCCGAGATCACCTTTGGCGGCAGCTACCTGGACCGGGCCGACCGGTTGCGCGGCGATGCCGGGGCCATGGCGCGGTTCCTGGCCGATCCCGCCAGCCGCGTGCTGCCGTTCTGGCAGGGAAAGCCTCTGTTCGATACCGGCGGCGGCGGTCCCCGGCTGGTCTGGCTGGCCGCGACCGACCGGATGGTGGCCGGACAGGCGGACGGGACGCTGTTTCTGGGGCTGGACGATGGCGGCACCGCGCATTTCGCCGTCGATCTGTCGGGGCCGGCCCCGCCCGAGGGCGATCCCGCCGCGATCCTGGACCTGGCCCCGACGCAAGGCTTCGCCGATCTGCGCGCCGTCCTGGGCGATCTGGATCATCGGGACGCCGCCATGGCCGCCCCTGCCAAGGGGATCTTCGAATGGCGCCGCAGCCACGGGTTCTGTTCGAATTGCGGCGCACGCAACAGCGTCGCCCATGCCGGCTGGCGGTTCGACTGCCCGGCCTGCCGGCGGCCGCATTTCCCGCGCACCGATCCGGTGGTCATCATGCTGGTGCTGGACAGCGACGACCGGGTGCTGCTGGGCCGCCAGGCGGGCTGGGACGACCGGATGTATTCCCTGCTGGCCGGTTTCGTCGAACCGGGCGAAACGGTCGAGGAGGCCGTGCGCCGCGAGGTTCACGAGGAAACGGCGATCCGGGTGGGACCGGTGCGCTATCTGACCTCGCAGCCCTGGCCGTTTCCGGCGTCGCTGATGCTCGGCTGCGTGGCGCGGGCGGAATCCCGCGCCATCGTCCTGGATCCTGCCGAACTGGAAGACGCCCTGTGGGCCAGCAGGGCCGAGGTCGCCGAAGCCCTGGAGGGGCGTCACGACCGCATCCGGCCCGCGCGCAAGGGCGCCATCGCCCAGGCGATCCTGCGCGCCTGGCTCGACGGCCGGGTGCCCGCGATCTAGTCGGTCTCCACGCAGGTCCGGGTCTTGGCGTCATCCATGGCGTTGGTCAGGGTCGCGTTGCGGCCCTTGGTCCACCATTCGTATTCGCCCGACACATAGCGGACGCCCGAGGCCGCGATGACGCCGACGAAGATCCGCTGTTCGCCGTTCAGGGGCAGCAAGGCAAGACTGTTCGGCCCGGCATTCAGATAGCGCACCTCGACCAAGGCGCCGCCATCGCAGAAATAGGTCAGGTTTTCCAGCGTCGCGCCCTCCAGCGGCAACGACAGGGTGGTCTGCGCCCGGACGGGACCGGCCAGGGCGGCGGCCAGGAACAGGGCAAGGCAGGACAGACGCATCATGGCCGGATCCCCGCTGCCTCAACGCCGCCGGTCGCGGCGCGAGCTCATCGGCTGGAACGCCACGCTGACATGGGCCTCGCAATAGGGTTTACCCGGCTGGCTGGGCAAGCCGCAGAACCAGAACTTGTCGGTCGCCGGATCGCCGATCGGCCATTTGCAGGTGCGCTCGGTCAGCTCCATCAGGGTCAGCTTGCGGGCGCGCTTTTCCACCTCGCGGACCGAGGCCAGGGCTTCCGGGCTGATCTCGTTGGCCGAGGGCTGCGGCGGCAGCGGCTGGCCCGCAGGCACGATGGGGCGGCGCGGGACGGGGGTGAAGACGGGCTGGGACACGGGTTCTTCCTCGGCAGGCTCCTCGCGCACGGGGGCGGCAGGCTCGGGCTGCGGCTCGGGGCGGGGGGCCTGGGCGGCGGTGGGGGCGGGCTTGCGGTCCGCCTTCTTCTCAGTCACGGGTTCGGGGGCGGCGGGCGCGGGCGCCGGTTCGGCTTCCTCGCTGCGGTTCGACAGGCCCAGGCGGTGGACCTTGCCGATCACCGCGTTGCGGGTCACGCCGCCCAGTTCCTTGGCGATGGCGCTTGCCGACTGGCCTTCGGACCACATCCGCTTCAGCGTCTCGACGCGTTCATCCGTCCAGGACATGACTGCCTTTCCGGGCGCGCCCCTGCGCCGCCCCATCTTGAAACCTGCGATTGCCCCCGTCAGAAACGGGATGCCGAGATTTAGCCGCCTAGCGCCAGAAATTCAAGGACCGCCGGATGCCGCCCATGATTCCCACCGACCGACCCGCCCCCGACCTTCCGGCCCTGGGCGTGCGCCGTTTCGGCCGCGTGAACTGGCTGGGCCTGCAAACCCTGGCCACCCGAGAGGTGATGCGCTTCATGGCCGTCTGGCAGCAGACGATCTTCGCGCCGCTGATGACGGCGGCGCTGTTCGTGCTGATCTTCGCGCTGGCGATGGGGCAGGGGCGCGGGCAGGTGATGGGGCTGCCCTATCTTGTCTTTCTGGGGCCGGGGATCCTGATGATGACGGTGATCCAGAACGCCTTCGCCAACACCTCCAGCTCGATCACCTCGGCCAAGGTGCAGGGCAACATCGTCGACACGCTGATGCCGCCCCTGTCGGCGGGCGAGCTGCTGGCGGGCTATCTGGCCGGATCGGTCGCCCGCGCGGGGCTGGTGGCCCTGGTCATCGGCACCGGCATGGTGATCGTCACGGGCCGGGGAATCGTCCATCCCCTGTGGACGCTGGCCTTTGTGCTGCTGGCCGCGCTGCTGCTGGGCGGCCTGGGGATCCTGGCCGGGATCCTGGCTCAGAAGTTCGACCAGATGGCGGCGATCAGCAATTTCATCATCACGCCGCTGTCCTTCCTGTCGGGCACCTTCTATTCCGTCCAGGCCCTGCCGGAACCCTTCCGCACCCTGTCGCACTGGAACCCGGTCTTCTATCTGATCGACGGCGCGCGATACGGCGTCACGGGGGTCAGCGACGCGCCGGTCTGGCGCGGGGCGCTGATCTGCGCCGCGGCCGTGGCCGTCGTGCTGGGGCTGGCCTGGCGCTGGCTGAAAACCGGCTATCGGATGAAAGCGTGATTGCGCGATCCGCGAATCGGCGCTATGGCCGATGCCATGATCGTTCGGACCGCCATCACCGCCCGTCCCCGACGTTGACGTTTCGTCACCGTCCGATCCCGCCTGCCTTTCACAATCCGTCCTGCCAATCGGGGAGTCCCCTATGATTTCGCACGTCCTGCCGACCTATAACCGCGCCCCCATCGCCTTTGAACGGGGCGAGGGGGCCTGGGCCATCGCCACGGACGGCACGCGATACCTGGATTTGGGGTCGGGAATCGCGGTCAACGTGCTGGGCCATGCCAATCCCGATCTGGTCGCCGCGCTGACCGAACAGGCGGGCCGGATCTGGCATGTCTCGAACCTCTACCAGATCCCGCAGCAGGAACGGCTGGCCGACCTGCTGGTCGAACACACCTTCGCCGACACCGCCTTCATCACCAATTCCGGGACCGAGGCCGCCGAACTGGCGATCAAGATGGTCCGCAAATACTGGTCCGACCGGGGCGAGGACCGCATCGAGATCCTGACCTTCGAGGGGGCGTTCCACGGCCGCTCGACCGGCGCCATCGCGGCGGCGGGATCGGAAAAGATGGTCAAGGGCTTCGGCCCGCTGATGCCGGGCTTCCGGCAATTGCCCTGGGGCGATCTGGACGCTCTGAAAGCGGCCATCAGCGACCGGACGGCGGCGGTGATGCTGGAGCCCGTGCAGGGCGAGGGCGGCATCCGCCCGCTGCCCGATGCCGACCTGCGCGAAATCCGCGCGCTTTGCGACAGGCACGGCGCGCTGCTGGTCCTGGACGAGGTGCAATGCGGCATGGGCCGGACTGGGCGGCTGTTCGCGCATGAATATGCGGGCATCGCGCCGGATATCATGATGGTCGCCAAGGGCATCGGCGGCGGCTTCCCCCTGGGCGCGGTGCTGGCCACCGAAAAGGCCGCCACCGGGATGGTCGTGGGCACGCACGGATCGACCTATGGCGGCAACCCGCTGGCCTGCGCGGTCGGCGCGCGGGTGATGGAGATCGTCGCCACCGACGCCTTCCTGGCCGAGGTGAACCGCAAGGCCGCCCTGTTCCGCCAGAAGCTG contains:
- the kdpA gene encoding potassium-transporting ATPase subunit KdpA, producing MTINGWIQILVFLGIVIALVKPLGGYITRVMNGERTLLSPVLGPVERGLYGMAGTSEKEEQHWTTYLGAMLLFNLAGFALLYLMQRIQGGLPFNPAGMGAVSADSSFNTAVSFMTNTNWQGYGGETTMSYLTQMAGITVQNFVSAAVGVAGAMAIIRGFSRASAKTVGNFWVDLTRATLYILLPICIVGSLVLVWQGVPQNLNPYTVATTVEGAQQTIAQGPVASQMIIKHLGTNGGGFFNANSAHPFENPTALTNLIHILAIYSISFAMLNVFGRMIGNPKQGWALLGAVLTIVVAGIGVIYWAESAGNPILHALGLEGGNMEGKETRFGIALSSLFAVVTTSASTGAVNTMHDSLMPLGGLVPLFNMQIPPLGGIGAGVYGTLIFAILAVFIAGLMVGRTPEYIGKKIEAKEVKMSILAMLGPSLAILGLTAIAVVLPVGLSSIQDAGPHGLSEVLYAFTSGANNNGSAFAGLSANTPFYNITIGLAMLMGRFLLIVPVLAIAGSLAAKKSVPASTGTLPTTGPLFIGLVVGVTLIVGGLTFFPVLALGPIVEHFAMLAGQTF
- the kdpF gene encoding K(+)-transporting ATPase subunit F, producing the protein MILEYFLGAAVAVFITGYLLYALARPERF
- a CDS encoding IS5 family transposase (programmed frameshift) encodes the protein METSLARDLMSDEEWAFHERFILAVRAPNGRKPMNHRLVLDGIFWIARTGSPWRDLPEEFGKWSSVYRQFRRWTLAGLWEGILEALNESGVVPAALQMIDSTVVRAHHQAAGAKRGTPRQGFGRSRGGFTTKIHLRVNGAGLPMRSDITPGQTSDYLGFDLIMDDNLPEPSVLLADRGYDSDRVRETMEARNVVPVIPMRKSRKLRVAVDRTLYRLRNLVERCFNKLKNARRVATRYDKTAESFLGFIDITSIRIWLRHLST
- the rocF gene encoding arginase, with translation MTHCILLGAPIDEGQRRPGCLMGPAAYRVAGLAQTLAALNHQVEDRGDVVPAPPPAVACANPAVHHLPQMIAWTEALRDATVLALQDGLPIVMGGDHALALGTVAGAAIHARRQDRPLFVIWLDAHSDIHTVETTTSGNLHGTPIAYALGLPGFGPFPPFPHPVPGQNICMFGIRSVDPAEHAAMLAVDITVNDMRVLDEQGIVAPLRAFLDRVRAANGMLHVSLDVDFLDPSIAPAVGTTVPGGATFREAHLVMELLHESGLVTSLDLVELNPFLDDRGRTAKLMVDLVGSLMGRKVFDRPTRSF
- the metG gene encoding methionine--tRNA ligase, which encodes MARHLITSALPYINGIKHLGNLVGSQLPADLYARYLRARGHEVMFICATDEHGTPAELAAAKTGEVVADYCARMHAEQSALAAGFGLSFDHYGRSSSDRNRVLTQHFAGRLADNGYIAEVSEKQIYSVDDGRFLPDRYIEGTCPNCGYDKARGDQCENCTKQLDPTDLINPHSAISGSTNLEVRETKHLYLRQSALKGQISDWIDSKTDWPILTTSIARKWLDDGEGLQDRGITRDLHWGVPVKRGDQPWPGMEGKVFYVWFDAPIEYIAATAEWADANGQPDCAWRRWWRRDEGAEDVTYTQFMGKDNVPFHTLSFPATLIGSGEPWRMVDYIKSFNYLTYDGGQFSTSQGRGVFMDQALEILPADYWRWWLLSHAPESGDSEFTWDNFQQSVNKDLADVLGNFVSRITKFCRSKFGETVPQGGEYGPEETALILALTARIRAYEGLMAATEVRKSAAELRAIWVLGNEYLQSAAPWSTHKTDPEKAAMQVRLGLNLIRLYAVLSAPFIPFAAEAMLAAMQTDDRSWPDDVAAALTALPPGHGFAVPDVLFAKITDEQRAEWEERFKGVRQ
- the nudC gene encoding NAD(+) diphosphatase; protein product: MIDESEITFGGSYLDRADRLRGDAGAMARFLADPASRVLPFWQGKPLFDTGGGGPRLVWLAATDRMVAGQADGTLFLGLDDGGTAHFAVDLSGPAPPEGDPAAILDLAPTQGFADLRAVLGDLDHRDAAMAAPAKGIFEWRRSHGFCSNCGARNSVAHAGWRFDCPACRRPHFPRTDPVVIMLVLDSDDRVLLGRQAGWDDRMYSLLAGFVEPGETVEEAVRREVHEETAIRVGPVRYLTSQPWPFPASLMLGCVARAESRAIVLDPAELEDALWASRAEVAEALEGRHDRIRPARKGAIAQAILRAWLDGRVPAI
- a CDS encoding MliC family protein, yielding MMRLSCLALFLAAALAGPVRAQTTLSLPLEGATLENLTYFCDGGALVEVRYLNAGPNSLALLPLNGEQRIFVGVIAASGVRYVSGEYEWWTKGRNATLTNAMDDAKTRTCVETD
- a CDS encoding GcrA family cell cycle regulator; amino-acid sequence: MSWTDERVETLKRMWSEGQSASAIAKELGGVTRNAVIGKVHRLGLSNRSEEAEPAPAPAAPEPVTEKKADRKPAPTAAQAPRPEPQPEPAAPVREEPAEEEPVSQPVFTPVPRRPIVPAGQPLPPQPSANEISPEALASVREVEKRARKLTLMELTERTCKWPIGDPATDKFWFCGLPSQPGKPYCEAHVSVAFQPMSSRRDRRR
- a CDS encoding ABC transporter permease, whose product is MIPTDRPAPDLPALGVRRFGRVNWLGLQTLATREVMRFMAVWQQTIFAPLMTAALFVLIFALAMGQGRGQVMGLPYLVFLGPGILMMTVIQNAFANTSSSITSAKVQGNIVDTLMPPLSAGELLAGYLAGSVARAGLVALVIGTGMVIVTGRGIVHPLWTLAFVLLAALLLGGLGILAGILAQKFDQMAAISNFIITPLSFLSGTFYSVQALPEPFRTLSHWNPVFYLIDGARYGVTGVSDAPVWRGALICAAAVAVVLGLAWRWLKTGYRMKA
- a CDS encoding aspartate aminotransferase family protein, with the protein product MISHVLPTYNRAPIAFERGEGAWAIATDGTRYLDLGSGIAVNVLGHANPDLVAALTEQAGRIWHVSNLYQIPQQERLADLLVEHTFADTAFITNSGTEAAELAIKMVRKYWSDRGEDRIEILTFEGAFHGRSTGAIAAAGSEKMVKGFGPLMPGFRQLPWGDLDALKAAISDRTAAVMLEPVQGEGGIRPLPDADLREIRALCDRHGALLVLDEVQCGMGRTGRLFAHEYAGIAPDIMMVAKGIGGGFPLGAVLATEKAATGMVVGTHGSTYGGNPLACAVGARVMEIVATDAFLAEVNRKAALFRQKLEGLVAAHPTVFEAVRGQGLMLGLKCKVVPADLVKAGYAQHLLTVPAADNTLRLLPPLNITDDEIAEAVTRLDRAAASLG